One Trichosurus vulpecula isolate mTriVul1 chromosome 7, mTriVul1.pri, whole genome shotgun sequence genomic region harbors:
- the LOC118857189 gene encoding pantetheinase-like, with product MNQNMDILEQAVKSAAKQGAHIIVTPEYGISGLVSDRLRTFSFLEDIPHPQVNWTPCIDHNRFGSTPVQERLSCMARNNSIYVVANIADRKACDPTVSKCPSNGYFQYNTNVVYDSEGKLVARYYKKYMLKNEAQFDTILETELVTFDTTFGKFGLLTGFDILFHDPAVILVEKLKVDTIVLPVAWMNNLPYLYPTAFHAGWAMGMRVNLLVANIHNTVNQMTGSGIYAPDAPKVCYIDLNSENGTLLLSQLDSHPNLSPPVNWSSYANSIKPFSAEQEEFKASILFDKFTFKELINDTGNYTVCQNTLCCYLSYKMSEKRADEVYVLGAFDGLHDVEGEFYAQVCTLLKCLTTMLETCGQPVENASTLFDMFSLSGTFDSQHVFPEMLLSGLQLVPGEFEVLNDGRMVNENGTSGPVIMVTLFGRQYEKSKPTNASVDLGSALLMRIITMVFVLYSAIW from the exons ATGAACCAAAACATGGACATTTTGGAGCAAGCAGTTAAATCAGCAGCAAAGCAG GGTGCACATATCATTGTGACTCCAGAATATGGTATTTCTGGATTAGTTTCTGATAGACTAAGGACTTTTTCCTTTCTGGAGGATATTCCACACCCACAAGTGAACTGGACCCCTTGTATAGACCACAACAG ATTTGGCAGCACACCAGTGCAAGAAAGACTCAGCTGCATGGCCAGGAATAACTCCATCTACGTGGTAGCAAATATAGCGGACAGAAAGGCATGTGATCCCACAGTGTCCAAGTGTCCCTCTAATGGCTATTTCCAGTACAACACTAATGTGGTATACGATTCAGAGGGGAAATTGGTGGCTCGTTACTATAAG AAATATATGTTAAAGAATGAAGCCCAGTTTGATACCATACTGGAGACTGAGTTGGTGACTTTTGATACAACATTTGGAAAGTTTGGCCTTTTAACGGGCTTTGACATACTTTTTCATGACCCTGCGGTAATTCTGGTGGAAAAGTTGAAAGTGGATACAATTGTGTTACCAGTAGCTTGGATGAACAATTTGCCATATTTATATCCTACTGCATTCCATGCAGGCTGGGCTATGGGAATGAGAGTTAATTTGCTCGTAGCCAATATCCATAACACTGTCAATCAAATGACAG GGAGTGGTATCTATGCACCTGATGCTCCCAAGGTGTGTTAtattgatttgaattcagagaaTGGGACACTGCTCCTTTCACAGTTGGACTCACATCCCAATCTCTCACCACCAGTGAATTGGAGCTCTTATGCTAACAGCATAAAACCTTTCTCAGCAGAGCAAGAGGAGTTTAAAGCCTCAATACTATTTGATAAGTTCACCTTCAAAGAACTCATTAATGATACAGGAAATTACACTGTTTGTCAGAACACACTGTGTTGTTACTTGAGCTACAAAATGTCTGAGAAGAGAGCAGATGAAGTTTATGTTTTGGGGGCTTTTGATGGACTTCATGATGTTGAAGGGGAATTTTACGCGCAG GTTTGTACACTGTTGAAGTGCTTAACAACTATGTTAGAAACTTGTGGGCAGCCTGTTGAGAATGCTTCTACCTTGTTCGACATGTTCTCTCTCAGCGGCACGTTTGACTCTCAGCATGTTTTTCCGGAGATGTTGCTGAGTGGGCTTCAGCTCGTACCTGGAGAATTTGAG GTTTTAAATGATGGACGCATGGTAAATGAGAATGGTACATCTGGACCTGTCATAATGGTGACTCTATTTGGGAGGCAGTATGAGAAGAGTAAACCAACAAATGCTTCAGTTGATCTGGGATCTGCATTATTGATGAGGATAATAACTATGGTTTTTGTTCTGTACTCAGCAATTTGGTAG